From a single Novipirellula caenicola genomic region:
- a CDS encoding DUF2071 domain-containing protein, whose amino-acid sequence MSDRKVDRIAPTRRPAGRSDGTQSWQSLLFMHWRVPVETLSRAIPASLELDTFDGTAYLGIVPFQMRDVRPRWLPRSMAFNFLETNVRTYVVHRGRPGVFFFSLDASSRLAVMAARLGWSLPYYYARMRHHIDSGTIRYESSRASGVKHEVSFRFGNDEAVSQPGTLEHFLFERYLLFVERRGKVHVGQVHHDPYRVRSAEIDSVRDDLARAARVVLPEGMPDLAHYCDGVDVEVFGIQPAAN is encoded by the coding sequence ATGAGCGATAGGAAGGTCGACCGGATTGCACCGACGCGGCGACCTGCCGGCCGCAGTGATGGTACCCAATCGTGGCAGTCGCTGTTGTTCATGCATTGGCGAGTCCCGGTCGAAACGCTGTCGCGGGCGATTCCAGCCTCTTTGGAACTGGATACGTTCGACGGCACCGCCTACCTCGGAATTGTGCCGTTTCAAATGCGAGACGTCCGGCCTCGCTGGCTGCCAAGATCCATGGCGTTCAATTTCTTAGAGACGAATGTTCGCACCTATGTCGTCCACCGCGGGCGTCCGGGCGTCTTTTTTTTCTCGTTGGACGCCAGTTCACGATTAGCGGTCATGGCAGCCCGTTTGGGGTGGTCGCTGCCGTATTATTACGCCCGAATGCGTCATCACATCGATTCGGGTACGATTCGCTATGAAAGTTCTCGAGCGTCAGGGGTAAAGCATGAAGTGTCGTTTCGCTTTGGCAACGACGAGGCGGTTTCCCAGCCCGGGACGCTCGAGCATTTTCTATTTGAGCGATACTTATTGTTTGTCGAGCGTCGCGGCAAAGTCCATGTCGGGCAGGTCCATCACGATCCGTATCGCGTCCGCAGTGCTGAAATCGATTCCGTCCGCGATGACCTCGCTCGGGCGGCCAGAGTCGTGCTGCCTGAGGGGATGCCTGACCTTGCCCACTATTGTGACGGAGTGGACGTCGAGGTGTTCGGAATCCAGCCCGCTGCCAATTAA
- a CDS encoding Rieske (2Fe-2S) protein, protein MQNHVHNWIDVAAEEDCVEGHAIEVLVEGELIAVFHDQGQWYAMDGMCAHQGGPIAQGHVADGCVTCPWHGWQYELSTGIQTINRQPLQKTYAVRAIDGRVEIDMNS, encoded by the coding sequence ATGCAAAATCACGTGCACAACTGGATCGATGTTGCGGCAGAAGAGGATTGTGTCGAAGGCCACGCAATCGAGGTGTTGGTCGAAGGCGAATTGATTGCGGTTTTTCACGACCAAGGCCAATGGTATGCCATGGACGGAATGTGCGCGCATCAGGGTGGTCCGATCGCGCAAGGCCACGTGGCCGATGGTTGCGTGACCTGCCCGTGGCACGGTTGGCAATATGAGTTGTCGACCGGAATTCAAACCATCAACCGTCAACCGCTTCAAAAAACGTATGCGGTGCGTGCGATTGATGGGCGAGTCGAAATCGACATGAATTCGTAG
- a CDS encoding pitrilysin family protein, protein MKSRSLTTSLGVMTMLLAFAAASPSFADTPSDSKESQTNSTESHSPVPKKVIELEGISEYVLDNGVRVLLFPDDSKEVVTVNMTLFVGSRHEGYGEAGMAHLLEHMLFKGTPTFPEVPKALTDRGARFNGTTWLDRTNYYETLPASEENLRFALELESDRLLNSFVRGEDLASEMTVVRNEFERGENSPIRVLMQRMQSAAYDWHNYGQSTIGNRSDIERVPVVKLRQFYKKYYRPDNVMLIVAGKFDPEFALQQIQETFGVLKSPDTPIDQTYTTEPPQDGERTVVLRRVGDVQYVGSAYHIPSGSHEDYAAMKTLVYVLGDEPSGRLYKQMVETEIASNVFTLAYGLTEPGMFMAIAEIPKANSIEQARQTLLDVIEKSLSENPITEQEVERARQQILKERELAASDTDKIAVALSDWAAQGDWRLYLLYRDRIENLTVEQVQQAAERYFVRNNRTVGLFIPSEESQRVSIPESPNLAELFKDYEGREAIAAGEMIDTSPLAIEERTERGDLVGGIRYALLPKKTRGGAVTLNMTFRFGTGDTLKGRVGAAELLGMLMSKGTKELDYQAFQDELTRLRAELTMNSTVGLLQLQVKTKREFLPEVVELLGDVLRDPRLSADELEVIRRQVVTSLQQSENEPQALAPLSVRKRLSPYDPDHVLYVQSIDEQIEMYKNVTAEQIQELHANFIGNHAGEVAAVGDFDAEQLKSMLSSELADWKVDEPYVRVDRNPYPGIEGSLELIETPDKANAFFYSSEQYELSDADPSYASLVLGNFILGGGSLSSRLADRVRQQEGLSYGVRSSVIARAKDNRVDFTLYAITNPANREKLIRVIREEIDRIRKDGITSDELAKAKEAYLQRNRVSRADDSSLASDLLSTLFNERTMAYEAEHEAQIQAATLESVNEAIRNYIQPEKLVMAIAGDFASVKEGEAAQ, encoded by the coding sequence ATGAAGAGTCGCAGCCTAACGACGAGTCTTGGCGTGATGACGATGCTGCTGGCGTTCGCGGCGGCGTCTCCCAGCTTTGCCGACACTCCCTCCGACTCAAAAGAATCTCAAACCAACTCGACGGAAAGCCACAGCCCTGTGCCGAAAAAAGTAATCGAACTCGAAGGAATCTCCGAATACGTACTCGACAACGGAGTCCGCGTTCTGTTGTTTCCCGACGACAGCAAGGAAGTGGTGACGGTCAACATGACGCTGTTTGTCGGATCGCGACACGAAGGTTATGGCGAAGCCGGGATGGCTCACTTGTTGGAACACATGCTGTTCAAGGGAACGCCAACCTTTCCCGAAGTCCCCAAGGCGTTGACCGATCGCGGGGCTCGTTTCAACGGCACGACTTGGTTGGACCGCACAAATTACTACGAAACACTGCCCGCCAGCGAGGAAAATCTTCGCTTCGCATTGGAACTTGAATCCGACCGACTGCTCAACAGTTTTGTGCGTGGCGAAGACTTGGCGAGCGAAATGACGGTCGTTCGCAACGAATTTGAACGCGGCGAAAACTCGCCCATTCGCGTGTTGATGCAGCGAATGCAATCGGCTGCGTACGATTGGCACAATTACGGTCAATCCACGATCGGCAATCGCAGCGACATCGAGCGAGTGCCTGTGGTGAAGCTTCGCCAATTCTACAAAAAGTATTATCGCCCCGATAACGTGATGCTGATTGTGGCGGGCAAGTTCGATCCCGAATTTGCGCTGCAACAGATCCAAGAAACATTTGGGGTTCTGAAGTCGCCCGACACTCCGATCGACCAAACCTACACGACCGAACCGCCACAGGATGGCGAACGAACGGTCGTGCTGCGACGCGTGGGTGATGTGCAATACGTCGGTTCGGCGTACCACATTCCCTCGGGCAGCCACGAAGACTACGCGGCAATGAAAACCCTGGTGTACGTATTGGGCGACGAACCGAGCGGCCGTCTGTACAAACAAATGGTCGAAACCGAGATCGCCAGCAACGTGTTCACGTTGGCGTACGGGTTGACCGAACCTGGCATGTTCATGGCAATCGCCGAGATCCCCAAAGCGAACTCAATCGAGCAAGCTCGTCAAACGCTGTTGGATGTCATCGAGAAATCGCTATCGGAAAACCCCATCACGGAGCAGGAAGTTGAACGCGCCAGACAACAGATTCTGAAAGAGCGTGAACTGGCTGCGTCTGATACCGACAAAATCGCGGTGGCGCTGAGCGATTGGGCCGCTCAAGGCGATTGGCGATTGTACCTGTTGTACCGCGACCGGATTGAAAACTTGACGGTCGAGCAAGTCCAGCAGGCTGCCGAGCGCTACTTTGTCCGCAACAACCGCACCGTCGGATTGTTCATCCCAAGCGAAGAATCGCAACGCGTCTCGATCCCCGAGTCGCCTAATTTGGCCGAGCTGTTTAAAGATTACGAAGGCCGTGAAGCGATCGCCGCGGGTGAAATGATCGACACGTCGCCACTGGCGATCGAAGAACGCACCGAGCGAGGCGATTTGGTCGGCGGGATTCGTTATGCCCTGCTGCCCAAGAAAACTCGCGGTGGAGCGGTCACGCTGAACATGACGTTCCGCTTTGGAACCGGCGACACGCTGAAGGGGCGGGTCGGTGCGGCCGAACTGCTTGGGATGTTGATGTCCAAAGGCACAAAAGAGCTTGATTACCAAGCATTCCAAGACGAATTGACGCGTCTGCGTGCTGAATTGACGATGAACAGCACCGTCGGTCTGCTGCAGCTTCAAGTCAAAACGAAACGCGAATTTCTGCCCGAAGTGGTGGAGCTACTGGGCGACGTTTTGCGTGATCCACGACTGTCCGCCGACGAACTCGAAGTGATTCGCCGTCAAGTCGTGACCAGTTTGCAGCAGAGCGAAAATGAGCCGCAAGCCCTCGCACCACTCTCGGTACGAAAACGATTGTCACCCTACGATCCCGATCATGTGCTGTACGTGCAATCGATCGATGAACAAATCGAGATGTACAAGAATGTGACTGCCGAGCAGATTCAAGAACTGCATGCAAATTTCATCGGCAACCACGCAGGCGAAGTCGCCGCGGTGGGTGACTTTGATGCCGAACAGCTCAAATCGATGCTCTCAAGCGAACTTGCGGATTGGAAAGTCGACGAGCCGTATGTTCGCGTGGATCGCAACCCGTATCCTGGCATCGAAGGTTCGCTGGAATTGATTGAAACGCCGGACAAAGCGAACGCGTTTTTCTACTCCAGTGAGCAATACGAACTGAGTGACGCCGATCCGTCGTACGCATCGCTTGTGTTGGGCAACTTCATCCTCGGCGGCGGCAGCCTCAGCAGCCGATTAGCGGATCGCGTGCGTCAACAGGAAGGTTTGTCCTACGGTGTGCGGAGCAGTGTGATCGCGCGAGCCAAAGACAATCGCGTCGACTTTACGCTCTATGCGATCACCAATCCCGCCAATCGCGAAAAGTTGATTCGCGTGATTCGCGAAGAGATCGACCGGATTCGCAAAGACGGCATCACCTCGGATGAACTCGCCAAGGCCAAAGAGGCCTACCTGCAGCGAAACCGAGTGAGCCGCGCGGACGATTCGTCGCTTGCATCGGATCTGCTCAGCACGTTGTTCAATGAACGAACGATGGCGTATGAAGCCGAGCACGAGGCTCAGATTCAAGCAGCAACGCTCGAATCGGTCAACGAAGCGATTCGAAACTACATCCAACCCGAAAAGTTGGTGATGGCGATCGCAGGCGACTTCGCAAGCGTCAAAGAAGGCGAAGCGGCGCAGTAA
- a CDS encoding transposase gives MMGIDGTLLDCPDTDANRKAFGRPSNQTSNGAFPKARVVSLCELATRVLWRSVIGSYHQNEQKLTQALLQHLTPSMLLLADRHFGVAPIIYPLLKRRIEFLIRAKKSQLFVVEKLPPRANRINPRKVWKRSQAWPTKRDCDRNPPPPNGTFADQVEMSI, from the coding sequence ATGATGGGCATTGATGGCACGCTGCTGGACTGTCCCGATACCGATGCGAATCGAAAAGCCTTTGGCCGGCCGTCCAATCAAACCTCTAACGGTGCCTTTCCCAAAGCCCGCGTGGTCTCGTTGTGCGAACTGGCAACCCGAGTACTCTGGCGAAGCGTCATTGGCAGCTACCACCAAAACGAACAGAAGCTGACGCAGGCACTGCTGCAGCATCTGACGCCCAGCATGTTACTGCTGGCGGATCGACACTTTGGTGTCGCACCCATTATCTACCCGCTTCTAAAGCGGCGGATTGAGTTTCTAATTCGAGCGAAGAAATCCCAGCTTTTTGTAGTCGAAAAGCTGCCGCCGCGGGCAAATCGAATTAACCCCCGCAAGGTGTGGAAACGCAGTCAAGCTTGGCCCACCAAACGCGACTGCGACCGCAATCCGCCTCCGCCCAATGGCACCTTCGCCGACCAGGTGGAAATGTCGATTTAG
- a CDS encoding transposase domain-containing protein gives MKDSARLRGLDASSHKRRSSVASATILKLATANVDNQQLVWLIVGLGLFPAKQYRQIFRLLAAHWVPVPSSATITMARKRLSASVLEKARRVGRQAFSKLSRRAFICLRQGPADDGH, from the coding sequence CTGAAGGATTCCGCCCGACTTCGTGGTCTCGACGCGTCCTCTCACAAAAGGCGATCCAGCGTAGCATCCGCGACCATCTTAAAACTCGCTACTGCTAATGTCGACAACCAACAGCTGGTCTGGCTCATCGTGGGCTTGGGGCTCTTTCCTGCGAAGCAGTATCGACAAATCTTCCGGCTTTTGGCCGCTCACTGGGTGCCCGTCCCCTCTTCGGCCACGATCACGATGGCACGCAAACGACTCTCCGCCAGCGTGTTGGAAAAAGCTCGGCGTGTCGGTCGTCAAGCTTTTAGCAAGCTCTCCAGACGAGCGTTCATTTGCCTACGACAAGGGCCTGCGGATGATGGGCATTGA
- a CDS encoding vitamin B12-dependent ribonucleotide reductase → MASVLSERTHESSSSTANDPALQRVNEQHGVEYARSKFGKKLRSRNGADVSEGLKIDSVFCPDDGETPFATTRWELRSATIKDESGSALFEQNDCEIPASWTQLATNVVVSKYFYGDPKNPGERERSVRQLIHRVTRTITDWGLEDGYFDSPEDGERFYRDLTWLCLHQHGAFNSPVWFNVGLHAQYNVVGSKCNWHWNEAEQDTAQPENPYEYPQGSACFIQSVDDNMEDIMRLACSEAMLFKFGSGTGTDLSTIRSQREKLSGGGTPSGPLSFMRVYDSIAGVVKSGGKTRRAAKMQSLKVWHPDVLEFVECKWNEEKKAHALIREGYESNFNGEAYGSVCFQNANLSVRVTDDFMESVRDNKRWQTRWVSDKVTDTPPEYDARELLNKMAECAWHCGDPGVQYDTTINKWHTCPNSGAINASNPCSEYMFLDDTACNLASINLMKFVSKTDGTFNVERFRAASRLFFIAQEILVDHASYPTEPIARNSHKYRPLGLGYSNLGSVIMTSGLAYDSDAARGLCGSLTALLHGEANRTSAEIAGVVGPFEGYASNQEPMLGVMRMHREACDQIHDDGPPELKEAARELWDQVLKIGEKYGFRNAQATVLAPTGTISFMMDCDTTGIEPDIALVKYKQLAGGGMLKIVNQTVRYGLEKLGYDEAQIEGILAFIDENDTIEGAPDLDPEHLKVFDCAFKPNGGVRSIAWQAHVTMMAAAQPFLSGAISKTVNMPTDVTAKDIADAYFWGWELGLKAIAIYRDGSKQSQPLNTKKSDEKGAAEAATTITKTIEKVVFKPRRERLQDTRQSLTHKFSIAGHEGYLCVGLYPDGRPGEIFITMAKEGSTIGGIMDSFGTALSIALQYGVPLEVLVNKFSHTRFEPMGMTSNKDIRIAKSVVDYIARWLGLTFMSGHGDYSPSAVTSEAGDTTSNGNGPVVASPNRATQELKEDAGAAVAIVERATFLASLQDSGATNGNGHTQTETTAASQEQQFARFQIDAPSCDNCGSITVRNGNCYLCHNCGNSMGCS, encoded by the coding sequence ATGGCATCGGTTCTATCTGAACGCACCCACGAAAGCTCAAGCTCGACCGCGAATGACCCTGCATTGCAGCGAGTCAACGAGCAGCACGGCGTGGAGTATGCGCGATCAAAGTTTGGCAAAAAGCTCCGCTCGCGAAACGGTGCCGATGTCTCGGAGGGGCTGAAAATCGATTCCGTTTTTTGTCCCGATGACGGAGAGACGCCGTTTGCGACAACCCGTTGGGAATTGCGAAGCGCGACGATCAAAGACGAAAGCGGCAGTGCGCTGTTCGAGCAGAACGATTGTGAAATCCCTGCCAGCTGGACTCAGCTCGCCACCAACGTCGTCGTTTCGAAATACTTCTACGGCGACCCCAAAAACCCAGGCGAGCGAGAGCGAAGTGTTCGCCAACTGATCCACCGCGTCACCCGGACCATCACCGATTGGGGACTCGAAGACGGATACTTTGATTCGCCCGAAGACGGCGAACGTTTCTATCGCGATTTGACTTGGCTTTGCTTGCATCAGCATGGTGCGTTCAACAGCCCCGTCTGGTTCAACGTCGGCCTGCATGCCCAATACAACGTTGTCGGATCCAAGTGCAATTGGCACTGGAACGAAGCCGAGCAAGACACCGCTCAACCCGAAAACCCCTACGAATATCCTCAGGGCTCGGCATGTTTCATCCAATCCGTCGATGACAACATGGAAGACATCATGCGGTTGGCGTGCAGCGAAGCGATGCTGTTCAAATTTGGCAGCGGCACCGGTACCGACTTGTCGACCATCCGATCGCAACGTGAAAAACTTTCGGGCGGCGGAACGCCATCGGGCCCGTTGTCGTTCATGCGAGTTTACGACTCGATCGCGGGCGTCGTGAAGAGCGGCGGCAAAACCCGTCGCGCTGCGAAAATGCAGTCGCTAAAGGTTTGGCATCCCGATGTCCTCGAGTTCGTCGAGTGCAAATGGAACGAAGAAAAGAAAGCTCACGCGTTGATCCGCGAAGGCTACGAGTCGAATTTCAACGGCGAAGCCTACGGCAGCGTTTGCTTCCAAAACGCCAACCTTTCGGTTCGTGTGACCGACGATTTCATGGAATCGGTTCGCGACAACAAGCGTTGGCAAACCCGCTGGGTTAGCGACAAGGTCACCGACACCCCACCCGAGTACGATGCGCGTGAACTGCTGAACAAGATGGCCGAATGTGCATGGCACTGTGGCGATCCAGGCGTTCAGTACGACACCACGATCAATAAGTGGCACACCTGCCCGAATAGCGGCGCGATCAACGCCAGCAACCCATGCTCGGAATACATGTTCCTGGATGACACCGCATGTAACCTGGCTTCGATCAACTTGATGAAGTTCGTCAGCAAGACCGACGGTACGTTCAACGTCGAGCGTTTCCGAGCGGCTTCGCGATTGTTCTTCATCGCTCAAGAAATCTTGGTCGACCACGCCAGCTACCCGACCGAGCCGATCGCTCGCAATAGCCACAAATATCGTCCTCTCGGACTCGGTTATTCGAACCTCGGCAGCGTGATCATGACGTCGGGCTTGGCCTACGATTCGGACGCGGCACGCGGTTTGTGTGGATCGTTGACCGCACTGCTGCACGGCGAAGCCAATCGCACCAGTGCCGAAATCGCGGGGGTTGTCGGACCATTCGAAGGCTACGCGTCCAACCAAGAACCGATGCTTGGCGTCATGCGGATGCACCGCGAGGCGTGTGACCAGATTCACGACGATGGTCCACCTGAGCTCAAAGAAGCCGCCCGTGAACTTTGGGACCAAGTGCTCAAAATCGGCGAGAAGTACGGCTTCCGCAACGCGCAAGCCACCGTGCTCGCTCCGACCGGCACGATCAGCTTCATGATGGATTGTGACACGACCGGAATCGAACCCGATATCGCCTTGGTCAAATACAAGCAGTTGGCCGGTGGCGGCATGCTAAAGATCGTCAACCAAACGGTTCGCTACGGACTGGAAAAACTCGGTTATGACGAAGCTCAAATCGAAGGCATTTTGGCCTTCATCGATGAAAACGACACGATCGAAGGGGCTCCGGATCTGGATCCGGAACACTTGAAAGTGTTTGATTGTGCGTTCAAACCCAACGGCGGCGTTCGCAGCATCGCATGGCAGGCTCACGTCACGATGATGGCGGCGGCTCAGCCTTTCCTATCCGGTGCGATCAGCAAGACCGTCAACATGCCGACGGACGTCACGGCCAAAGACATCGCGGACGCGTATTTCTGGGGCTGGGAACTGGGACTCAAAGCCATCGCGATCTATCGCGACGGCAGCAAGCAGTCGCAGCCGCTGAACACCAAGAAGAGCGACGAAAAGGGAGCCGCGGAAGCGGCAACCACGATCACCAAAACGATCGAAAAAGTCGTCTTCAAACCGCGTCGCGAGCGTTTGCAAGACACCCGCCAAAGCTTGACCCACAAGTTCAGCATCGCTGGTCACGAAGGCTACTTGTGCGTTGGTTTGTATCCCGATGGACGCCCTGGCGAGATCTTCATCACGATGGCCAAAGAGGGATCCACGATCGGCGGCATCATGGACAGCTTCGGCACCGCGCTTTCGATCGCACTGCAATACGGTGTGCCACTCGAAGTACTGGTGAACAAGTTCAGCCACACTCGGTTCGAGCCGATGGGGATGACCAGCAACAAGGACATTCGTATCGCCAAGAGTGTCGTCGATTACATCGCCCGATGGTTGGGATTGACCTTCATGAGTGGTCACGGTGACTATTCACCATCGGCGGTCACAAGCGAAGCGGGCGACACGACCAGCAACGGGAACGGTCCCGTTGTCGCATCGCCGAATCGGGCAACGCAGGAGTTGAAAGAAGACGCCGGAGCCGCAGTGGCGATTGTCGAACGAGCGACGTTTTTGGCAAGTCTGCAAGATTCCGGGGCCACCAATGGCAACGGACACACGCAAACCGAAACGACTGCGGCGTCCCAGGAGCAGCAGTTTGCTCGCTTCCAAATCGACGCTCCCTCGTGTGACAACTGTGGCTCGATCACGGTTCGCAACGGCAACTGCTACCTCTGTCACAACTGTGGCAACAGCATGGGCTGCAGCTAA
- a CDS encoding sugar phosphate isomerase/epimerase family protein yields the protein MTRRYAICNETFQDWPLERAVQYAKEAGYTGWEVAPFMLADDIRSFGKDQRDAYRDTVTSAGLEIVGLHWLLAKTEGYHLTTPDAETRKRTAAYMRDLVQLCGDLGGRLMVLGSPQQRNLTEGQTMQQAMENAAEVISGCVDLLKELDVKIALEPLGPQEGNFLNTAAEARELQAMIGSPQVGLHLDVKAMSTEPDPITKVIEDNADWMIHFHANDPNLLGPGMGEIDFRPLFATLDKVGYDGWVSVEVFDYSPGVERLVDESMQNMVAAQA from the coding sequence ATGACGCGACGCTACGCAATTTGTAATGAAACGTTCCAAGATTGGCCTCTCGAGCGAGCGGTGCAGTATGCCAAGGAGGCGGGATACACAGGGTGGGAGGTCGCTCCCTTTATGCTGGCCGACGACATCCGTTCGTTCGGCAAGGACCAGCGTGATGCCTATCGCGACACCGTCACCTCGGCGGGGCTCGAGATCGTCGGGTTGCATTGGTTGTTAGCCAAAACCGAAGGATACCACCTGACCACGCCGGATGCGGAAACCCGCAAACGAACTGCGGCCTACATGAGGGATCTGGTTCAGTTGTGTGGCGATCTGGGAGGACGGTTGATGGTGTTGGGGTCGCCGCAGCAGCGGAATTTGACCGAGGGGCAAACGATGCAGCAGGCAATGGAAAATGCAGCCGAGGTGATTTCCGGATGCGTCGATTTGTTGAAAGAGCTGGACGTTAAAATTGCGTTGGAACCGCTGGGGCCTCAAGAAGGCAATTTTTTGAACACCGCTGCCGAGGCGAGGGAATTGCAAGCGATGATCGGCAGCCCGCAGGTTGGGTTGCATTTGGACGTCAAAGCGATGAGCACCGAGCCGGATCCGATCACCAAGGTGATTGAAGACAACGCGGATTGGATGATCCATTTTCACGCAAATGACCCTAATTTGCTGGGGCCGGGGATGGGGGAAATTGATTTCCGTCCCCTTTTTGCCACGCTGGACAAGGTGGGGTATGACGGCTGGGTCAGCGTCGAAGTGTTTGACTATTCACCGGGGGTCGAGCGATTGGTCGACGAAAGCATGCAAAACATGGTCGCCGCGCAAGCGTGA